Part of the Candoia aspera isolate rCanAsp1 chromosome 1, rCanAsp1.hap2, whole genome shotgun sequence genome, AGAAAAGGAGGGAAAGCCACCCATATGGATGGACCTTCCTCTTGGGGCCTATAATGTACAGGTCTCAGAGGTCCTGCTGGAGTGATCTTCTGAGGCATCAAAGAATCAAGATAGACTAACTTCCCTTTGTTCTGCTTTCCTCATCTGGATAACCTACACACTAAACAATGGAGCTGCTATCTTAGTTTGCCCACCACAGTTAGGTAGGAGAGGAACAGAAGGGGGGCTTCCTCTTCCCTTGGATATATTAACTGAAATTGTTCCTATTTACCAGGGTACATGGAAAGAGCAACCCCAAGGATACCCTCCTCCACTGTGGGAAAACAGAATTAGGTCTGCACGTACTCATTTACAAGCATAAAAGTAGCATTGCTTTTGTGATTAGCAGGGTATTCtcactttaaaaagtaaaacataagTCTCTTTTGCCAAAAAATCTAAATGGAACAATGCATTAGAGCTAAGAGACATTGCTTTGCTCTGTTCACACTTATTCAGTGTCAGAAATACTCTAACTGTGCATATTTAAATTGTGTgcatactaatttatttatttatttaatttctatggccgcccatctcaacaagtgactctgagtggcttacaatcataaacaccataaaacagttaaaataattaaaagcaattaaaagtacaaaataaacatatatggtcaccaagtaaacaatgcatgggTGTTAATATAGGCAAGAAACAGGGCCCCttactcagggccccaggccggggcacataaccaggtctccacaaccttatggaaggccaacagggtcagggacatcctgatcactgaagggagaatattccagaaggcaggcgctactgcagagaaggcacgccttctagtccctaccaactgacattccttggctgatgggactcgtagcatgcccaacctaccagaccgaattggatgggtagaaacaactgggagaggacagtcccttaggtaccccggtcccaagccatgaggggctttaaaggtgacaaccagcaccttgaattacatacAGAACCACACTGGCAACCAACAcagctcacgtagtagtggtgttacatatgTCAAATATCCGACACATGTATTTTAGCTAATAGTTTAGCTAATATTTTCTTAAATCTTAAAAGTATTGTTCCTTCCACAGTAGAAGAACCACATTGACATAAACAGACTGCCCCAAAAGAGGAGTTGAAAAATGATAATCTAAATGTGAAAACAATTTAACTACTATTTGAGTGCCAATATGGCCTAAACCAAGAAACAACTTAAAGACACTGAGATATCCTCAGCATTAACTCCTGAGAGAAAGTGATAGAATTTaggaagtatttttatttttaattaaagaagcTTGGAAATACTATATAAACAGAATTTTTGCAATTTGCTTTTGCAGCTTATATCTTTCAACatatatcttagtaaattgtgaCAAACTTTTCATTTACGTTTTCTGGGattattcttaataaaaaatatttgtggtgtcagttcaaattttattttaaaaaatttctggATATTTGGGTATATTTCCGTCCaatacttttgaatttttttgcatGACTgccacatgtggtaaaatgttccttctttattgTAGCATTGCCAACATTCGTTGttgtatgatttgtctatcttggtaATCATTGATGAAGTACACCAactgtaaatattttatatcaattttcTTCCAAATTATAGCTTGGAGTACATTTTCTTCCCATTGTTCTACTGTGAttgcttctttgaaattttgcatccacTTTATCAATTTTcaatctattattattttttatgtattttattttctatcccgccttagtTCTGTCTCCATGTCATATTTCAATAATagtttatactgtatgtatgtatgtgtgtatatatatatatatctgtccTAATAGATTATCTTGGTGTTCTAACAGTGTTTCAAATTCTGCCATCTTTCTCAAAGTCCCTCCTTTTTTGAGGTCACTTTTTATTCATTCCAGCAGTGAATGCCTACCTTCATTGAATAATTCTTGCTGTGGCTTGAGTCTGTTTTCTGAGTCTGAGTGTACTGTACTAGCATATGTCACTAAATCTTTCTTACTGTAGTTGTCCTTGAAGTAAAAGGCATTTGACAGTGATGCTATTGGTGAAATCACCAGACTTATCCTTGTTTTTAGAAGATTCCATATTTTTAACAAACTTTGCCTTATGTCACTTcaaattcttctcttcttttgtttcttcataCCATAAATATCTATGAAATTTATTGGCTAAGCCAGCTCCTTCTATAATTGATATTCTACTGTTCAgagattttatccattctgttatccatGATAAACAGCTCACTCGATAATATAATTTAAGGTTAGGAAATTCAATTCCACCTCTTTCTTTTgagtcttgcaaaattttgaatcttACTTATTAAGTACCTTAATATTAAATCCCATGATATGCTGAACTGGAAGTATAATGTAAGATACCGTTTCCCAAATCAATTGAgctcaatttattttaataattttccctaTGGAAACAATTTACTGAAATAGTATTTATTACCTGCAGCAAGAATAAAAATGTTAAGTGAAATGAAATATGCTGTTACACTTTTATTCCAAAAAGAATTACATGGAACAAAGATAACATGTGGAACAGTTAAAATTAATCAGAAAGCCAGCAATATAAATTAAAACTGACACTTCTTAGCTTCCCAAATATTCAATACAGTCCTCAAGATTGAAAACAGTGATGAATCCTCTTGCCACACGTCCAAATATATCTAagtaataaactttaaaaatatcatCAAAATAGCCTAAAGCTGATCATATTGTGTATTGTTATGTTTTCCTTAAAACATAGTCAAGCATAAGCCACCCTATGCCCCTTAAGCAAACTCTAGCTTGGCTCTCAGAACAAGGGACTAACTTGCTTTTCATGTTCATATGGACCTTTAGCTTCtcagaagaacaaatgaagactttttttccaaatctaaCATCTGTTCTTGTTGGAGATCCAAAATAATTTGTAACCAATGGCAAAATATTTCAGAGCAAAACCATTTCCACCAAAAGGCCAAAGGAAGGGGACAGTTCAAGAAATTTCACTGCTTCCTCTGTAGACAAATGTATATTAACAATTTTGACAAAATTTGGAATAGGTGTAGAGTTTTGCAAAAATAAGGAAGCAATGGATTTGCTCTCTGTCAGTTTTTGCCAACTGCACTACTCTGAAAAATATCTATGTTGTACTCTAGTGAATCTTTTTCCACACTTGTACTCTTATGTAGCAAAAGAACATACTGAAGCACTTAAAGTGTATAAGATTCAATTTATAATAAAACTGCTAAACATTCTACCAATGATCCCATCATGAAGTATAGTTGGGACCTGCATTTTTTAGTGAAAGTGGGAAGAATGTACAGGATTACACAGACAGATTTATCTATCTCTTATAATTCTAGACAACATCAAAAGTCAAGCTATTCTGATGCTACCACTAAAAGATTTGTGGTCAACTGACTTTAAAGTCATATCAAATATAGTTATTTTCAATATAGTATGTCCTTTGGGTTCAAAGGCAAAAGGGTGCTTGGGTACACAAAGGTACAAAGAGAATCTATCTGCATTCATTAACCCAAATATATTTTCCCCAGGAATTACATGGCAGTTGCAGTGCATAGCTTGTATTATCTCAAGAAAAGGCATGTCTTCTTTAGGGAGTTGCAAATGAGAGCTACATTCACTCCTCCACACACTCCGAAACAGCTTTTTGCCTTCAGAACCAATTTATAGTATTACCTTTATAATGTTATAGTTAATATATTAAATGTTTAGAGTGCAAACTGCCAACTATGTACCTAATCTTTTAACAAGACAATTTGAAAATTATATACTGAAATCCATTGCTTTGCTGCATTTAAATTATCCTGCTTACATTAAAATATTGCCCATAATCTCAAAAGCAGTCCAGATTACTTCTCTCTTCTACTGTATGTCACAATTCCCACCCTTACTGGGATCTTCTCCCTCAAGTCTAATCCATTTCTTCTCAATTTCAACCTGTAGTATGAAAGCAAAAGAAGTGGGATTAAGAAATACTTACATTATGAATGACATTCCTATTTAATAAccttttattgaaataaaatataaatggaatattaATAGAACACTGGGGATAAACatacagaataaaaggaaaagatgagTGCCTTAgcaaaaaatatacaaatgaaataaagttaAATGGGGTAGTGGTAATTGTGGATTGGCATTGGATTAAGCAGGAACAGAAATACAACATTACCTGGCAATTGTAACATGCTTTCTGAATCACATGTTTCTGAGGCTGTACATCCTTCTCAACACCCCATGATTTCACTTCGGTTCCTGAGGCGCAAGCATCAGAGACAACAAACTGCACCACAGCGAAAGGGTACCAATCAGAAGGGATTTCTTGATCTGAGCCAAGTTCTAATttgaaagacagactgtgcagATGATCTGGAtcttggaaggaaggaggggaaaatgtTACAGCAAAGTTTTACAAAGACAGCTGTCTGAGAGAACAATCAAGCCAGTTAAGTTTTTAGAAGGACTGGGTAGGGCAATTCTATGGGAGACGTAAGTAGTTTGACAGGAAACAACAACTATGGAGGACCATTAAAGGGGACTCCACAGGAATATTTGCTCCAAGGCTTAAAATCTGGTCTGTACAATTTTTTAGCCAAAACATAATGTAATATAAGCAGATAGAATTCAGGTTTGTTGAGCAATCATAATAAACACAGAAGAGCCCAGCATACCAAATACTTGATATCGAAGTATCAATTCTGGCAACACAGTATATTCAATATATTCCCCATTCACCTCCTGTTTAAAAATAGTTGAAAAGATCAGTTGGAAAATATTGTTGCTGCATTTCCACTTCAAGGAACAGAATTCTTGCCACCTGACATTAAAGTGTAttcattttttcatatatttgaagaCATAAATGCAGTTATCCCCTGATAAGATTTCAAATTTATGTGGCTATCTCAACTGGAGAGAAAATGCCATTTCTAGAACAACTTGTTATTCTATTCTatgcatatttttgttttcaaggcTTGTGCATATTTAGGCACTGCATTCAGAAAATATAATTGTAACCATCTATGAAGAGAAGTGTACTTGGATCCACCcccctaaaatataaatacaataaaagatttTCCCAAAGGACAAATTCCAACATAACTCCAGGGCCctctaaaagaaatatataaagcaagTTTAAGTGGTATCACTTGTCAATTAAAGTTGGTTTGGCTAGCCATTATAGTCTTCACACAAAGACATTTACAAAATATAAGAGGTTGTGATTTGGCAAGaagttttatattttgcataGCTGAAGAGAATAGTTCATAATGTGCAATTAAACAAGCAGAAGGAATTATATACATTCAAAACGTAGCCCTGCTTACACTAAAATGGTACCCACATGTTGCCATACTGATTAGAAGTAATGGAAGCATGCTAGCCAGAACGAAAAAGGCATGCTCTTGCACTATGTCATGTATTTTAATCACTTGACCACTAATTCTGCTACTAATATCCTCCTTCTGCCATATTAATAAACTATTGAAATAATCCAATTCTCTTTCagcatttatataaaataattttatataaatcaAACATTTACTTGAGTTTTTATCTGGCAGTCTGTCAATCTTCCACACAATAGCTCTATAGGCACTTTCATACTTGGCTGTTCCAACCGAGACATGGATAATGGAGTCAGATTCAACCTCATTTAAAGAGCCAAGACAAGTTCttctgttcatttttgctttcaggGACTTCGGTCTTTGGAGGTTCATGGTCCAAAGAGTTTTGTTCCACTGTGAGGGAACAGGAAAGTGAACCATTATATTTTCACAGTGTTTTGTGGGGTATGAATATGCTGAAGCCAAAGCAGAGGGAACCATGTTTATGAAAGCCTGCAGTTCAACATAAGCTCCTTGAACAACTAACAAGGCTTTGACAGAAAATGGAAGATCCAATCCATTATGCTGTGTCCTATAACGCATTAGTTCTACTCTACAGCCATCTGGTGGTGTAAATTTAATTATTCTTGATTGTTCAAATTCTTCTTTTTTCACACATTGATGAAAGTGATAGTCATGAATTTCAATACATTTCTTCTTACTGTCTGACTCAAAATAATGTTCATCTCTCTTCTGAAGCTCCAAGTCATTTAGTGTCATAAAGCACTCAGAATTACCATTCAAAAAGTTTAAGGAATAAATATGAGTGATGACAGCGCTTTCAATTAACTTCTCTTCTGCTTTACTAATTCTCCCCCAAAAGTTGTCCACTATTTCCAGGATCATTTCTTGTTCTTCATAATGTCTCTTTGGTTTTGAAATAGCAGGAAGCTTCATTAATTCTTCCTCGACTATCATTAGGAAGTCAGTGAAGTCACTGTAATCAGTTGTCCCTAGTTTCAGCATCtgctctacttctgcttcatgaaCCACTTCAGTTTTAGGGTGatacttctttttctctgtgtatGACACATGTTCAATTTTCACAGTATGGATTTTCCCAGAGATGTTGCAGTTCTCTAACTTTGGTTCTGAAAGCTTGCAAAATGGTTGCAGCTGGAATTCTTTGAAAGGTTTTTCAAGACCTTTTTCATAATACATCTGTAGGATTCCTCCAGGTAAGACTCTAAGATAAATAGGACCCCACTGCCTTGATGacatcatatttttcttttcaggaatCCTCAACATGAAAGGCCAGCCATCTTTTCTCTGGCTGCTAAAGAGACTGCACGGAATAAATGAAGAAAAGCCATCTCTAGTGCACATACATGGAACTGGTGTCAAAGTTCTTTCAGTGTTTGAAGTTCCAGTTTTCAAGTGTTCAAGCCTCTCACATACATAATTGAATGAACCCTGGTTTAGGCTTTTCTGATCTGGCCAGCTTTTCTTCCCTTTAAAAGAACAATCTTTTTCAAAATCTGACTCTTTTCTGTGCCCATGAAAGATGGACAAAGACACAGTAGATGAATCTTCTGACCAAAATGGATTAGAGAAAGCAGAGTCACTTGAAACTTTCTGAAAAAAGGTTTGTGAATCTAAGGAATGTTCCAATTTCTTTGAGTTTTCTTGAGGTGTAGCATGTGCACCATCTGTTGGTTTCAGAACAGAAAATTCTGAACTGTGCACAGGCTGAGATATTCCAATCAGTTTTTGAGAAGATGGTTCAATCAGTGGGAGAAGATTAATGTTGGATGACAACTCTGGAATAGGAGTAAGAAAATGAGTTCCTGATCTGGGAAAGCAAGGATTGACAGGATAGTCTTTAGTGGGTGTACAGAGGGGAGAATTACTGGGGGGGCCAGGGCTGTAGTAGTAGTCATGTATAGGAGATGAGAAAGAAgtactgctggaggaagacaattGGCTTGAAAAATCTGGCATTTTAGGCAGAGCGAGTTTAAGCCCATTTGGTCTGCAAGGGTTATTATTGTCTCTTGCCTTCTGAGGGGACTGAGATTCATCTTCAAAAGTAACCCAGTTTGCAGTATTTGCAGTAAACATCTTATTGTAGCAATCTGGAAAAACTGGCCAAAAGTTTCATTTGTAATTCAtctgtttaaaaacaagaaaaaatgaaataagaaaattTGTTTTAGTCTTAAAAATGCATATCTATAGAGTAAGTTTAGAGCAGTTCAACCCATCAAGCAGCCCAGAAAATTGTCTTATGAAGAAATCTTCAAAACAGCATTCATAGAGCTACAGCTCTCAGAGTTCTGTTTGAATAAGTACAACATGTCAgcagtaaaataattaaatccaTCACAAAAAAGTGGCACATTCCAAACTGCTTTAATTGCTAGTTAAAGAAAGGGGAATTCAGAATATATGAGTACAAGTATTTAATGGCCTATTCCATCCATAGTAATTTGGGTTGTCAACCTGATGCCCGTGAAACTCTCCTTGGTGCCTGGCAGATTCCATtcctatcttttttaaaatactatttcaatttaaaataaacaaataaaggagTGCAAACAAGGTGCAAAGCAAAGAACCAGACCTAAGCAAAATCTTCATTTCCAAGGGAGCTCCATAAGCATTCTCTGATTCTCAAAAGAATTACATGGCAGGTGGCTGTAACCCAGAACTTTTTGGGAAGTGTGCAAGCTAATAGATATTGGCATCTCATTATTGTTTCCTACTATATTTTGGTGAAGTGGAGCAATATCAAAATGGAAAAGCTATAAGAACTTGTATCCTCAGCAATTTTGTTTTTCCCCATTAATTTCGCAGTAAGTTTTAAGAAAACATCAGGTTTAATAAATGCCATCCTTCTTTTTAATTACAGTATATCATTATGCATGCCTTTTAACTAGCACCAGGTTTTGAATACCTTCACTAAATATAAATTCTTCTTCCTGAGTCATTTTGGAACATTCATTTATGATACTCTTAGTTAATTGGATGTTACGGGTTCAAATATACTATATTACATATCTCCTGTCACTATTACATATGTTCAAAAAGTAtacaatttctgggaaattgcaTTTTGATCCTTTGTCTCATACCATATTGATGCTATGGGGTAATCCAAATCTTAAAAATTTGTTTTGAAATTGTTATAAGGAAGATTTGGATGAATGTTGGGATTTTTTATTTAGAGCAATGATTGGGTGATAATGATTTTCTATACTATGTTAAAGAATAAATATCATTTGACTGTTGCCACTCACTGATAGCATTTACAACTACAACATTTATTAACATATTTCAATCAGTGGAattttcagcttcagagacaTAAATTATTAGAAGTGAACACTTAACGCCATaagaccaaaaaaagaaaaaatccacatTCTATGTTTAAAAATACCTGTTATCAATAAATTGATTTGATATGCAATTGCTAAAGACTGGATGAAAAAAGGAATTGAAGATCCCCATTTTGTCTAAACTCTCTTAAACAtcagtatttttaaatgtttaaaaatgttaaatatcaGTACTTTCAACAGATCTTAATCTGCGGCTCattcaaaacaaacaacaaaatccaACTTACAGTATCTCATTGCATTTGTATACAAAAGATAAATTTTTCAAATGTCCTACAGTTGTTACGTTCTGGGAAAAAGCAATTACAAACATTAATTTGACTTTAAAATAACAGTTAATACTTCTGGgtgttcatgtttttttttaaccttcataCCTATTATGTGAAAATTGAGAGCTACACAGCAGAATTGGTTTCTTCCAGCCCTTCTTAAACTGCTAAGAGATTAGTCCAACAATTTATAGCCCAATTAGTTCAAGGACTGAAGATCTGAGGTTACTTGTCACTTATGAACAAGTTGCTTATAGACATGGATTATGTATGAACTATTACAATGCaatatggtcatcctttattgaaactgttgtgtaaaactttatatacacatatataaagtaagtaaataagtaaagtcTTAGAAGAccttataaatataaaaagaaaaaaatatatcctcTTTATTTTGGAATGTTGCCTCAAGAAGGAAGGAGGCATATAACAGTGACATGGTGCTTGGTTCTAAAGATGAAACAATGAAAATACAGTAATGTTCCACTTATTTGTAAAATAGCATGGTTCTGTTAGAATTGTACCATTATTTAGGAAATGATGTTTTTGGTGTTGACTTTAAAAATCCTGATTTGAATAAGCTGACCCTGACAAACTCCAATCTCTCGTTCTTCTGCACTGAAACATGTCTGAAAATATAGAtcattcataaaaataattacCATATCAATAATGCTTATTTTCAATCAATGCAAACTTTCCATTTTATGAAGACTATAACATTCAACATTGAAAATTGCAGAATCCAAAACTGGATTTTTGGAAGTTAATTAGAGAAACAAATAAGTTATGCAAATACCAAATAATATTGAATATTTATAATAAgataagaaaggaaaggaaaggaaaggaaaggaaaggaaaggaaaggaaaggaaaggaaaaggtagGTTGCAGGATAGCTCATACTCGTTATGTTTACTGTGAATACTTGAACCCAGCTCCTCTGCATACTATTAGTTTAAGGATTCACTCTAATTGTGCACATACAACTATAAGCTTATTTTTTAATGGCTGAATGTTCTATTAATCATAGTATATAGGTATATATAGGTTTCGTGCTATTTTTAATTACAATACTTGCTTATTCATTTGCTATCTTGCTCTAAATAAGTTTCTGCTTTTTGTACATGataataaaatgttttgctttgtttactATGAAGCTGGCAATCTGAATTTTCATTGTATTTCATCCATTAGCAAAGCAAAAGTATATTTGACAGGATGCAGAAACGTGCAGTTTCATCACAAATACAAGGCATATTTTTAATATGCTtaactgtttcttttctcttcacaTCACTCCCATGTTATCTAAATAGTCTAAATCAATAGCAACAGGAACATGATTGGAAGCAGCTCAATCCTAAGTCATAAAACTGACtaagaactgcagggacttgtccaggcagtctccgagaatcggacacgattgaacagatttaaaaaaaaacctaccacAATGGCCATCTAAACTGTCACCTATCTTTCAGCTAGCAGTGTAATACTGGGGATTGAACTCAGCTCATTGTACATGTAAACCCATGACAGTAGTGTTTTTTTTAGCACCAGTTTGCTTGGTTCCAAACACTCAGGATTCAGAGCAACAGAATTCTCATCTGTTGTTATCTGAGAAAGGTTTGGAGGTTTATATGCATATATTGAGTAAGAATAAAATGCCAGTCACCTTGGAATTTCCTGTTAGTCTGATTTACATTCCAAATATTACTTCAGTTCAACTTCTGACTACACTCTGCAATGGCAgacaaactatttttatttttttccctaaccaCAACTATTTATACAGAGTACTAATGCCATATGTtttcataaaaatgtaaaaaggatAAAAAACATTTCCTAAAATAGAAGCATACCAAAGATCTCATTGACTCAATTTCCCCAACTATGCACATTTCAATTTTTCTCACTTTACAAATATTGTTATCCTCAAATAACTTATCATTAGTGTCTTGATTCAAATAAGAATGTTTTACCTTAAAAGAAAATCCATCCTTGCACATTATTCAATAGTATTTTTATAACAGTAGGTATATTTATGTATTCTTCTGA contains:
- the STON1 gene encoding stonin-1, translating into MFTANTANWVTFEDESQSPQKARDNNNPCRPNGLKLALPKMPDFSSQLSSSSSTSFSSPIHDYYYSPGPPSNSPLCTPTKDYPVNPCFPRSGTHFLTPIPELSSNINLLPLIEPSSQKLIGISQPVHSSEFSVLKPTDGAHATPQENSKKLEHSLDSQTFFQKVSSDSAFSNPFWSEDSSTVSLSIFHGHRKESDFEKDCSFKGKKSWPDQKSLNQGSFNYVCERLEHLKTGTSNTERTLTPVPCMCTRDGFSSFIPCSLFSSQRKDGWPFMLRIPEKKNMMSSRQWGPIYLRVLPGGILQMYYEKGLEKPFKEFQLQPFCKLSEPKLENCNISGKIHTVKIEHVSYTEKKKYHPKTEVVHEAEVEQMLKLGTTDYSDFTDFLMIVEEELMKLPAISKPKRHYEEQEMILEIVDNFWGRISKAEEKLIESAVITHIYSLNFLNGNSECFMTLNDLELQKRDEHYFESDSKKKCIEIHDYHFHQCVKKEEFEQSRIIKFTPPDGCRVELMRYRTQHNGLDLPFSVKALLVVQGAYVELQAFINMVPSALASAYSYPTKHCENIMVHFPVPSQWNKTLWTMNLQRPKSLKAKMNRRTCLGSLNEVESDSIIHVSVGTAKYESAYRAIVWKIDRLPDKNSNPDHLHSLSFKLELGSDQEIPSDWYPFAVVQFVVSDACASGTEVKSWGVEKDVQPQKHVIQKACYNCQVEIEKKWIRLEGEDPSKGGNCDIQ